The Rathayibacter caricis DSM 15933 genomic sequence CCGCGACCTGCCGGCCGCCGTCGTCGCACAGCTGCCCAGCGACGCGGTCGAAGGGCTGCGAGCGACACGGAACATCGCCGCGCACCACTACTCCGCGCTCGACAACGAGCGCCTGTGGGCGACCGTGACCGAGCACGCCCCCGCTCTGCTCCGCACGATCCGGGCCGCGCTCCTCGACGGCTGACCACCTCACCCCCGTGCGAACGAGGAACGGCCCCTCACCCGTGTCGGGGAGGGGCCGTTCGCCGTGGAGGACCGGACGTGGTGTCGACGCCTAGAAGTCCCAGTCCTCGTCCTCGGTGTTCACGGCCTTGCCGATCACGTAGGAGGAGCCGGAGCCCGAGAAGAAGTCGTGGTTCTCGTCCGCGTTGGGCGAGAGGGCCGACAGGATCGCGGGGTTCACATCGGTGACCTGCTTGGGGAACATCGGCTCGTAGCCGAGGTTCATCAGGGCTTTGTTGGCGTTGTAGTGCAGGAACTTCTTGACGTCCTCGGTCAAGCCGAGCTGGTCGTAGAGGTCCTGCGTGTACTGCGCTTCGTTGTCGTAGAGCTCGTAGAGCAGCGAGAACGTGTAGTCCTTGATCTCGTCGCGCTTGGCCTGGTCGACGCGCTCGAGGCCCTTCTGGAACTTGTAGCCGATGTAGTAGCCGTGCACGGCCTCGTCGCGGATGATGAGGCGCACGAGGTCGGCCGTGTTGGTGAGCTTGGCCCGCGAGGACCAGTACATCGGCAGGTAGAAGCCGGAGTAGAAGAGGAACGACTCGAGCAGCGTCGAGGCGACCTTGCGCTTCAGCGGGTCGTCGCCGCGGTAGTAGTCCATGACGATCTCGGCCTTCTTCTGAAGGTTCGGGTTCTCCACGGACCAGCGGAACGCCTCGTCGATGTCCTGCGTGTTGGACAGCGTCGAGAAGACCGACGAGTAGCTCTTCGCGTGCACCGACTCCATGAACGCGATGTTCGTGTAGACGGCCTCCTCGTGCGGGGTGATCGCATCGGGGATGAGCGAGACCGCGCCGACCGTGCCCTGGATGGTGTCGAGCAGGGTCAGGCCCGTGAACACGCGCATCGTGAGCTGCTGCTCCTGGTGGGTCAGCGTGTTCCACGACTGGATGTCGTTGGACAGCGGGACCTTCTCGGGCAGCCAGAAGTTGCTCGTGAGGCGGTTCCAGACCTCCACGTCCTTGTCGTCCTGGATGCGGTTCCAGTTGATGGCGTTGACGTGGCTGACCAGCTTGAGCTTCTCAGGGGGAGTCATGATCTCTTCTTCGTGCGGATAGGTCGTGCAGAGGTGTCGAAAGGGGCAGCGGCGGACGCTACAGCATGCAGCTGACGCAGCCGTCGACCTCCGTGCCCTCCAGCGCGAGCTGGCGGAGACGGATGTAGTAGATGGTCTTGATGCCCTTGCGCCAGGCGTAGATCTGCGCGCGGTTGATGTCGCGGGTGGTCGCGGTGTCCTTGAAGAACAGGGTGAGCGAGAGGCCCTGGTCGACGTGCTGCGTCGCCGCGGCGTAGGTGTCGATGATCTTCTCGTAGCCGATCTCGTACGCGTCCTGGTAGTACTCCAGGTTGTCGTTCGTCATGAACGGCGCCGGGTAGTAGACGCGGCCGAGCTTGCCCTCCTTGCGGATCTCGATCTTCGACGCGATCGGGTGGATCGAGGACGTCGAGTTGTTGATGTACGAGATCGAGCCGGTCGGCGGGACGGCCTGCAGGTTCTGGTTGTAGATGCCGTGCTCCATGACCGAGGCCTTGAGTGAGCGCCAGTCGTCCTGGGTGGGGACGGCGATGCCGGCCTCGGCGAAGAGGCGGGCGACGCGCTCGGTGGCGGGAGCCCACTCCTTCTCGGTGTAGGTGTCGAAGAACTCGCCCGAGGCGTACTTCGAGTCGGCGAAGCCCTCGAAGGTGGTGCCGCGCTCGATCGAGATGTTGTTGGAGGCGCGCAGGGCGTGGAACAGCACCGAGTAGAAGTAGATGTTGGTGAAGTCGATGCCCTCCTCGGATCCGTAGTGGATGCGCTCGCGGGCGAGGTAGCCGTGCAGGTTCATCTGGCCCAGGCCGATGGCGTGCGACTTGTCGTTGCCGTCCTCGATCGAGCGGACCGAGGTGATGTGCGACTGGTCGGACACCGAGGTGAGGCCGCGGATCGCGGTCTCGATGGTGCGGCCGAAGTCGGGCGAGTCCATGGTCAGCGCGATGTTCATCGAGCCGAGGTTGCAGGAGATGTCCTTGCCGATGGTGGCGTAGGAGAGGTCCTCGTTGTAGGTCGTCGGGGTGTTGACCTGCAGGATCTCGGAGCACAGGTTCGACATGTTGATGCGGCCCTTGATCGGGTTCGCCTTGTTCACCGTGTCCTCGAACACGATGTAGGGGTAGCCCGACTCGAACTGGATCTCGGCGATGGTCTGGAAGAACTCGCGCGCCGAGATCTTGGTCTTCTTGATGCGCGGGTCGTCGACCATCTCGCGGTACTTCTCGGAGATCGAGATGTCGCCGAAGGGCAGGCCGTAGACGCGCTCGACGTCGTACGGCGAGAAGAGGTACATGTCCTCGTTGTTCTTCGCGAGCTCGAACGTGATGTCGGGCACGACGACGCCGAGGGACAGCGTCTTGATGCGGATCTTCTCGTCGGCGTTCTCGCGCTTGGTGTCGAGGAAGCGCAGGATGTCGGGGTGGTGCGCCGAGAGGTACACGGCTCCCGCACCCTGGCGGGCGCCGAGCTGGTTGGCGTAGCTGAAGCTGTCTTCCAGGAGCTTCATCACGGGGATGATGCCCGAGGACTGGTTCTCGATCTGCTTGATCGGGGCGCCGGCCTCGCGGATGTTGGAGAGCGAGAGCGCCACTCCGCCGCCGCGCTTGGAGAGCTGCAGCGCGGAGTTGATGCCGCGGGCGATCGACTCCATGTTGTCCTCGATGCGCAGGAGGAAGCACGAGACGAGCTCGCCGCGCTGGGCCTTGCCCGTGTTGAGGAACGTGGGGGTCGCGGGCTGGAAGCGGCCGGCGACGATCTCCTCGACGAGGGCGACGGCGAGCTTCTCGTCGCCCTGGGCGAGTCCGAGGGCGGTCATCACGACGCGGTCCTCGAAGCGCTCGAGGTAGCGCTTCCCGTCGAACGTCTTGAGCGTGTACGACGTGTAGTACTTGAAGGCGCCGAGGAACGTCGCGAAGCGGAACTTCTTGGAGTAGGCGAGGTCGTTCAGCTGCTGGATGAACTCGAACGAGTACTGATCGAGCACGGCCTGCTCGTAGTACTCCTTCTCGACCAGGTAGTCCAGGCGCTCCTTGAGGGAGTGGAAGAACACGGTGTTCTGGTTGACGTGCTGCAGGAAGTACTCGCGAGCGGCCTCGCGGTCCTTGTCGAACTGGATCTCTCCGTTCGGGCCGTACAGGTTCAGCATCGCGTTGAGCGAGTGGTAGTCCATCTGCGCGGCGTCCCGGGGGCGTCGATCACTGCTGCGTCCAAAACGTGTCCAATCCTTCGTCGACGGCGCGGACGTCGTCAGGGGTTCCGAATACTTCGAAGCGGTAGAGGTGCGGCACGGCGCACTTCCTCGCGATGATGTCGCCGGCGAGGCAGTAGGCCTCGCCGAAGTTCGTGTTGCCGGCGCCGATGACGCCGCGGAGCAGGGAGCGGTTGCGGGGCTGGTTCAGGAACCGGATGACCTGCTTGGGCACCGCTCCCCCGTCGATCCCGCCGCCGTAGGTCGGCAGGACGAGCACGTACGGCTCGTCGACGTGGAGCGTCTCGGCCTTCGCGCCGTCGCGGTGCGAGTGCAGCGGGATGCGCTGCGCGGGCCGCCCCAGCTTCTCGATGAAGCGGTGCGTGTTGCCCGAGCTGCTGGAGAAGTAGACGAGCTCACTCATCGCGTGCTCCTCCTCCGGGTGCCCTGCGGGGCGTCGTGGCGGTCGTTCCGGTGAGGACCCGAGCCTCGCGACTCGGATCCTCCGCCGGTCCGGGGCAGAACCTGCCCACCCGGACCGGCGGAGCGTGGGGCCGCCGCATCGGGGAGGGACGCGGGCGGCGAGGGGTGTCAGGCCCGAGGGTCGCGATCTTGTCGGGGCGGAAGCCGCTCCAGTGGTCGTCGTCGGTGATGACGACGGGCGCCTGCAGGTAGCCGAGCGCCTTGACGGCCTCGAGGGCCTTCTCGTCGACGGAGAGGTCGAACACCTCGTAGTCGATGCCCTTGCTGTCGAGGGCGCGGTAGGTCGCCGTGCACTGAACGCAGGAGGGCTTGGTGTAGACCGTCACGGCCATGCGTGTCGTCCTTTCCGGGAGGGTGTCCTGGGCCGGCTCCGAAGCGTTCCGTCGGCGTGCCGATCGGGGTGGGAGACGGTCGTGAATGGTACGTCTGGGGTGGTGCTGGGCGCCGGAGGGGCGCTCGCCCCGACCTGCTCAGCAATACTACATATAGGGGGCGCCCGGCGGGAGCCCACTAGGGCTAGTAGTTACATTCGTGTAGTTATCCACCGGTTCGTCCCCCGTTCATCCACAGGCCGAGGCCCGCGGATCCGCGTGAGGACGCGGATCGCCCGGAGTTGTCCACCGCTGTGGAGAGGCTCCCGGCGTTCCCTGTGTACAACGCTCGTCGGCGTGTCGCTGTTCCCGACATCCGGGGTCGGAGGCAGGGGCCCACCACCATATGTAGGGGTCGTCGCACGTCCGGGATCATGCTCGAACGGTAGGCCGCACCACCGACACCGGAAGCGCGGCCGAGAGCTCTCAGGCCAGGCGCGCCAGGTCCCGCGCCACTGCCCTCAGGTACGGCAGCGGGTCCGCGATCGCGGCCGCGGCCGACCCCGCGGCCTCGACCAGGGAGCCCGCCGCGGCGAAGCCCGTGGTGGGCGCCTGGATCGCTCCGGCGACCAGCATCGCCCGCGCACCGGCCTCCTCCGCCAGCCCGAGGAGGTAGGACGGCACCTTCCCCGCCCTCGATTGGGCGTCGAAGCGCCCCTCCCCCGTGAGCACGACGTCGGCGCCGTCGATCAGCGCGGGGAGTCCGAGCGCCTCGCCCACCGCGGCCGAGCCGGGGGCGAGCCGGGCGCCCCACGCGAGCAGCCGAATCCGGTGCCGCCGGCCGCCCCCGTGCCCGCCTCCTCGGGATCGGCGTCGAGGTGCGCGGCCACGTGCCGCAGCCCGTCGTCGAGCCGCAGCACGTCGTCGCGGGAGGCGCCCTTCTGCGGCCCGAACACGTGCGCGGCTCCGGACTCGCCCAGCAGCGGGTTCGTCACGTCGCTGAGGATCAGCGCGCCGCCGGCCGGCACCCGCCGCAGCGCGTGCAGATCGACGGCCGCGAGGTCGTGCAGGGCGCCTCCGCCGTCGCCGATCCCGTGCCCGGACACGGTGAGGAAGCGCGCGCCCAGCTCGCGGAGGGCACCGACTCCGCCGTCGGTGGAGGAGCTGCCGCCGATCGCCAGCAGGAGCGAGTGCGCCCCGGCGTCGAGAGCGGCCGCGATCACCTGCCCGAACCCCCGGGTGTGCGCGGTGAGGGGGCGGAGCGGGTCGAGCAGGGTGATCCCGCTGGCGGAGCGAGCTCGACGACCGCCGCGCCGTCGGCAGGAGCAGCCACGAGGTCTCGACCGGCCGGTCGTCGGGCCGGTCACGGTGAGCGTGTGCCGCGCCGCCTCGGGGACGCGACCTCGAACGCGTCGACCGTCCCCTCCCCGCCGTCGGCCATCGGAGCGAGCACGACCTCGTCTCCGGGACGCTCCTCGCTCCAGCCCTCGGCGAGCGCCTCCGCGACCTCGACGGCCGTCGCGGACCCCTTGAAGGAGTCGGGGGCGATCACGACACGGAGGGCTGCGCTGCTCATGCGCCCATTCTGGCAGCCGCGCTCGGCCCGCCACTCGGCAGGAAACGGGCTCCGAGCGCCTCGCACAGCCCGGTTCGCGGCCGATCGACGCCGGCCTGTGGAGAACGCGCTCGCCGAAGCCGCACATCGGGCACGATGACGCGATGCCCCGGCCCGCGCCCCTCCCGCTCGAACTGCGCGGACGCGCCTTCTCGGTGGAGGAGGCGCGGGCCGCCGGCGTGACGGAGGACCGGCTCCGCGCGTCCGATCTGGCGATCCCCTTCCGCGGAGTGCGGGCACCGGCCGGAGCCGTGACGAGCGTCCTCGAGCGCGCCACGGCGTACGCGACGATCATGCGGCGCTCCGTGTTCTGCGGACTGACCGCCGCTCGGCTCTGGCCGCTGGATCTTCCGAGCGAACCTCCGGACGAACCGCTGCACGTCGCGGTCCGGTATCCGGCGCGCGCCCACGGGGGCGCGGGCTCGTGGGCAGCTCGCTCGCGGACCCCGAGCTGAACGCCGTGCGCCGGGCGGGCTGCTCCTGGCCGACGGCGCGAGCGTCTTCTGCCAGCTCGGCGACGTGCTCCGGCTGGAGGATCTGGTCGCGGTCGGGGATGCGCTCGTCCTCTCTCCCGTGAAGCCGCGGACGGGCGATCCCCGACCGTGGGTGCCCCTACCCGAGCTGCAGCGCCGCGTGGAGCGCCTCGAGGGCCGCGGATCACGCGCCGTTCGTCGCGCGCTCGCCCTCGTCCGCGAGGGAGCGGAGTCGCGGCGCGAGACCCGACTCCGCCTCGTCCTCGTCCTCGTGACCGCGGGACTCCCCGAGCCCGAACTGCAGGTCGAGCTGTTCGACGCCCTCGGGAGGATCGGCCGGGTCGATCTGCTCTACCGGAGGTGGCGTGTCGTCGTGGAGTACGAGGGTGATCACCACCGCACGGACCGCGGCAGTGGGATCGCGATCTGATCCGCTACGAGAGGCTCGCGGCGGCCGGATGACGGTGGTGCGCATCGCCTCGGCCTCGTTCGACGCGGACCCGCTCGGCTGCGCCGCCCGCGTCCGTCGGGCGCTCCTCGCGGGCGGATGGCGTCCCTCGTCGTGACAGCGGCACGGACCCGAGCAGCGAGTGGACGCGGACCGGGTGCCCCGAGCCATGTACGACCCGACACTCCGACAACTCGTGACGATCGGGAGAAACGAGACGACGCGAAACGGGCGCCCTACCCCCGCGCAGACCCGCCGCACGACCACTCACGATCGACGGCAGACGCGAGGAGACACGAACCGGGCGCATGCACCCACGCTGACCCCGATACGCGGCCACCTGCGTCGCCAGAGGCGCGATACGACGAGTGGACGCGAACCGGGCGCTCGAGCGCCGGAGACCCGGTACGCGACCGGTCGCGGGGTGCGAGCGCAGTTGGAAAGCGCGCGGTCAGAGCGGGGTCGCGAGGCGGTAGCCGCGCTTGATGACCGTCGCGACGAGGCGCGGCTCCGGGAGCGACTGGCGCAGGCGGCTGATCGCGACGTCGACCGCGTGGTCGTCGAGCGCCTCGGGGCGGGAGGCGGCGAGCACGCCGCGCGCGACGGTCGCGCCTCGGCGGCGACCAGGGTGCGGAACAGCGCCAGCGCCACCGGGGTCAGCGGCACCCGCTCCCCCGCGAGCACGGCGTGGCGGCCGCGGAGCTCGAGGGGTCCGTACGCGGTCTCGATGCGCGGGGCGCTCTGCTCGAGGTGCTCGCAGAGCAGGCGGATGAGGGCGCCCATCCGGAACCGGTCGGGGACGATCGGCAGGATCTGCGCCTCGACGAGCGGTGCCGCAGTGACGGGCCGACCGCCGCCGGCGACGACCGTCTCGCGGAACGCGGCCTGCAGGGCGTCGGAGCCGGCCCGCGGCCTCGGCGACCGTGAAGAGGGCCTCGACCCGCGGGGCGCTAGTGAAGGTGACGGCGTCGATCCCGCCGCAGCAGATCGCCTCGATCAGGCGGAGGACCCGCGCCGAGTCCTCGTGCACGCTCCAGCGGTAGGGGGCGGCGGTGAGGACCGTCGCGCCGCGTCGGTCAGGCGCTCGAGCTGGTGCGGATCGGTGAAGCCGTGCAGCTGCACCGCGATCGTGCGGCCGTCCACGCCCTCGCGCAGGGCCAGGTCGACGAGGGAGGTGGTGGTCTCGCGCTCGCTCATGCCGTGGTCGTCGAGGCCGGCGGCGCGGACGGCTCCGCGGGCCTTCGGACCCCGGACGAGGATCCGCGCGGCCGAGAGCGCGTCGGTGAGCTCGTCGCCGAGGCCCGCGGCGTCGGCCGCCTCGAGCCAGCGGCGCATGCCGTAGGAGGTCGTCGCGAGCAGCACGTCGGGCGCCCGGCGACGATCGCGCGGGTCTCGTCCTCGAGGACGCCCTCGGTGTCGATGCCGCGCATCCGGATGGTGGGCGCGTGGGTGACGTCGGCGCCGCGGCGCTCGAAGGCGGCGATGAGGTCCTCGGAGCGGCGGTCGGAGGTCACGCCGATGCGGAAGCCGACGAGCTGGTCGGGCCGGAATCCCGGTGAGGAGGCGTCGGAGTCGGGTGCGTCGGTGGTGCTCATCGGCGGCCCCCTCGGGCTCTCACGTCGTCAGCGCATCGACCGCGCGGGCGATGCTCTCGGGATCCTGAGAATCATCGCACGAGGCCTGGCGCACGACCTCGCCGATGACGATGACCGCGGGAGAGCGCGGGGCGAGGTCGGCCAGCAGCCCCATCACCTCGCCGACGGAGGGTGATCGTGGTGCGCTGGCGTGCGACCAGCCGCGCTCGACGATCGCGAGCGGCATCCCGGCGGTCATGCCCGCGCGCTGCAGCCCGGCGACAGGTGCGGGGAGGGTGTTCACGCCCATGAGGACGACGAGCGCGCCGCCCAGCCCGGCCAGGTGCCCGAGCTCCTCCTCGCTGAAGGGGGCGTGGCCCGAGACCACGGTGAACGCGCGGCTGAC encodes the following:
- the nrdE gene encoding class 1b ribonucleoside-diphosphate reductase subunit alpha codes for the protein MDYHSLNAMLNLYGPNGEIQFDKDREAAREYFLQHVNQNTVFFHSLKERLDYLVEKEYYEQAVLDQYSFEFIQQLNDLAYSKKFRFATFLGAFKYYTSYTLKTFDGKRYLERFEDRVVMTALGLAQGDEKLAVALVEEIVAGRFQPATPTFLNTGKAQRGELVSCFLLRIEDNMESIARGINSALQLSKRGGGVALSLSNIREAGAPIKQIENQSSGIIPVMKLLEDSFSYANQLGARQGAGAVYLSAHHPDILRFLDTKRENADEKIRIKTLSLGVVVPDITFELAKNNEDMYLFSPYDVERVYGLPFGDISISEKYREMVDDPRIKKTKISAREFFQTIAEIQFESGYPYIVFEDTVNKANPIKGRINMSNLCSEILQVNTPTTYNEDLSYATIGKDISCNLGSMNIALTMDSPDFGRTIETAIRGLTSVSDQSHITSVRSIEDGNDKSHAIGLGQMNLHGYLARERIHYGSEEGIDFTNIYFYSVLFHALRASNNISIERGTTFEGFADSKYASGEFFDTYTEKEWAPATERVARLFAEAGIAVPTQDDWRSLKASVMEHGIYNQNLQAVPPTGSISYINNSTSSIHPIASKIEIRKEGKLGRVYYPAPFMTNDNLEYYQDAYEIGYEKIIDTYAAATQHVDQGLSLTLFFKDTATTRDINRAQIYAWRKGIKTIYYIRLRQLALEGTEVDGCVSCML
- the nrdI gene encoding class Ib ribonucleoside-diphosphate reductase assembly flavoprotein NrdI, translating into MSELVYFSSSSGNTHRFIEKLGRPAQRIPLHSHRDGAKAETLHVDEPYVLVLPTYGGGIDGGAVPKQVIRFLNQPRNRSLLRGVIGAGNTNFGEAYCLAGDIIARKCAVPHLYRFEVFGTPDDVRAVDEGLDTFWTQQ
- the nrdF gene encoding class 1b ribonucleoside-diphosphate reductase subunit beta; translation: MTPPEKLKLVSHVNAINWNRIQDDKDVEVWNRLTSNFWLPEKVPLSNDIQSWNTLTHQEQQLTMRVFTGLTLLDTIQGTVGAVSLIPDAITPHEEAVYTNIAFMESVHAKSYSSVFSTLSNTQDIDEAFRWSVENPNLQKKAEIVMDYYRGDDPLKRKVASTLLESFLFYSGFYLPMYWSSRAKLTNTADLVRLIIRDEAVHGYYIGYKFQKGLERVDQAKRDEIKDYTFSLLYELYDNEAQYTQDLYDQLGLTEDVKKFLHYNANKALMNLGYEPMFPKQVTDVNPAILSALSPNADENHDFFSGSGSSYVIGKAVNTEDEDWDF
- a CDS encoding glycerate kinase; the encoded protein is MSSAALRVVIAPDSFKGSATAVEVAEALAEGWSEERPGDEVVLAPMADGGEGTVDAFEVASPRRRGTRSP
- a CDS encoding winged helix-turn-helix domain-containing protein, which produces MLAASRPEALDDHAVDVAISRLRQSLPEPRLVATVIKRGYRLATPL
- a CDS encoding uroporphyrinogen-III synthase, with product MLLATTSYGMRRWLEAADAAGLGDELTDALSAARILVRGPKARGAVRAAGLDDHGMSERETTTSLVDLALREGVDGRTIAVQLHGFTDPHQLERLTDAARRSSPPPPTAGACTRTRRGSSA